ttactgtacttcctGGTTATACAGCCAAACAAATAATTAGATTTGGTGGCTAGGTTATGTTTTCAGGACAATTTTGCAAACCAGGCAAACAGCATTGCCCAATAGCAGAATTTCATTCGCTCATAACAAGGCTTAGATTCAATTCAATGCTTATTGTTTTACCATTTTGATGGATATTAtccaatgtttattttaaagtatttttattgTCACCGATTTACATTTTCTCAGGTGTGCCAAATTATAGGATTTAATCAATTTTTTGAGTTTTAGCTATTTAAATGTTCATAATTGTGGGAAATTATTGGCTGGTTgtgcaataattatttaatgacagtagacaATGACATTCAAAATATTAAAccttaaaacaattaaaacacaGATTCTCAGTATTACATGTCAACATTTATAAAATTGacagttttattttaaactatGTTCTCAACCGACATTTCTCACTTTGCCTAGCTGTAAATTTCTATTATTGGAGTTTCATGAGTTTGTTATACAGGACTTGACATTTATCAACAGAAATCTAATCCTTCCATGCCTAGTTAAAACAGTCTTTTTAATGATTAAGGGTACAGACTATCTTCCATATGCAGAGAGATTAAATAGACTGGGACTATTCCGCTTGGAAAAACAGATGactggaggcaggggcacagaCCAGGTATAATGGAGCTCTGTAAAATCATAAAGGTAGAGAAAGTGAATGGGGAAGGTGTTATTTatctcttcacataacacaagaatcaggGGTCACTCAATAAAACTGATAAGCCTATTAATTGCTTAAAAGCAAAACAGTGATATaacttcacagtcaacctgtgcaactcatTGGTGGCAGATGTTACGAAAACCACAACTATAAATGATccatctaaataaaaaaaaagaattagataagtgcACAGGCAATagctccatcagtggctgttagcaaGACAAGCGGGGTCACAACTCCACACTCTGGAACCACCTAAGCCTCTGACTGCTCCGTGCAGCTGGCAATGTGCAGCAGAGGGCGgctcactcaacaattgcctgcTGGGCTCGCTCCCGCTGAAGCACCTGCCACTGGCCGCCGTCCAAGGGCAGGATCCGGGGCTAGACGGACCAGGGGGTTCTTCTCTTCACCCCCCTTTGCACGATGCCCGCCCGCAGCGCCCTCTGACGGGATGGGGCTCGGCACTGCCGGGTGCTGCCCCCGGACCACGGGACTCCTGCCCGGGCGAGCCCGGGGCTCTGGGGAGCGGGGCCACGCTGGGCACATGGCAGTCACGTCTATTTAccttctccacccccaggcccagaggaggagagggggggtcccggggctcctgccccagccggtAGCTGCGCGCACGGCCCGCTCCACCCTCCCGCTCGCTCCTCTCTTGGGCAGggtcctctcttcccctccttcctcccgccccccgccatgTGTTTGGGACTGGTCTCCTAGAAACGCCGCACTGCCCGACGGGATACAGAGCCCAGCCCCGAGAGAACCCGAGCAGGCCGGTCACGTGGGCCGCCTGGAAGCAAACGTTAGTATGACGCGCCGATGAGCGACGCCACAGCGACGCGCTACGGTTGGCGTAGTAACACGAGATGTAACGTCCGGGCCTCCTCCCCGGAAGTGGCCGCTGTTTGCTGGGCCACGAAGGGAGCGGAActggcttcctcctccccccccccggctgtggcAGCGACGGGTCCTTCCTATGGAGCGCGCAGAGGGGCGGGGCTTTTCGTCCGCCGCTGGCATCTccctgagggggcggggcagctgttctcccccctcccccggtgtcTTCGCTGGGGTGGGGTGCACCCGCGGGGATGGGGGTGCGGGGCGAATCGGGGCAGCCAACGTCGCGGCCCAGCAGCAGGAGAACGGGGCCGCCGCGCTTCTGTCAGGCCATttagagaccccccccctcccctccttcccccacaggcaACCCCGAGCCGGGGCCGTGTGCAGCGCTGCCCGAGCCCTGGCGAGACCGTTCCTGGTGAAACGTTGTAACCGCTTCCCGCAGGCTGTAGAATGGGGGCGGGGTGAGGAGACGGTCCCTGCAGTTGAGTGACAGGTTTAGTGCTACAGAAGCTACATGAGGCGCAACAAATCACCAAAACCAGTTGCGCGCCCTATGGGCCAGCTCAGACCTTTCCATGGAGCTAGCGCGTACGTGGGGGAATCACTGAATGCGACTACGCAGACAGGCCAGAGAGTAGAAGTGACAGCAGTTCCCTTTCCAGTGGTGTAAATTTCAATGGCCATGGATGGCGCTAGAAAAGGCCCTTCACATAGTTAGTGCCCTGTCATGTGGCTGAGGTCGTTTAATTCTAGCAGCTGTACTTCAAAACAATTTGACCTGTCGGGAAAAAGCTACAGGTGACCAGTTTAATTCCTTTTTCCCGAGGAAAAGTTTCCTAACAGCCACTTTTGGACTCAAATGTAGCACTGAGGTAAGttgacaaggtgtgtgtgtggggggggggaggggggaggtttagctgatcaccaggCTAGGGCTAAATTTTGTGCACTTGTACTTAaaaattaatgtttttatttgttttactaCAGCTGTTACCTGCTACCATTATGGGTATCCATGGATTAATGAGCTATGTGGGAGAGCACAAGCAGTTCTTCACTGATCTGCAATTAAGGAATACAAAAATAATCATcgatggaaataatttgtttcatcGGCTTTATTTTGAATCAAATCTAGACCTCCAACATGGAGGAGATTACGATTCTTTTACAGATATTGTACACAAGTTTTTTGAAACTCTGTCTGTATGCAAAATATACCCATATGTTTTGTTAGATGGGGGATGTGACTTGTCGGATAAGAAGTTTGCAACATTAAAGGAAAGAGCCAGGGATAAAATCCAAGTAGCATATTCTATTTCTAGAGGTGGTGGTGGAAGTGTGCTACCCCTGCTCACCAGAGAGGTGTTCAAGCAAGTCTTGACCAAATTAGAAGTGCCTTTTGTTCAGTGCTTCTCCGAAGCAGATAAGGATATTATGTCATTAGCTAATCACTGGAATTGTCCTGTATTAACATTAGACAGTGACTTCTGTATTTTTGATCTAAAAGCTGGATATTGCCCTCTGAATTACTTTCAGTGGAGAAACCTTTGTACTTGTGAAAGCACTCTAGAGTGCTACATTCCAGCTCGATGCTTCTTTTTAGAAAGACTATGCAGCCACTTCAGTCATATGAACAAAGCCCTTCTTCCTCTCTTTGCTGTGATGAATGGTAATGATTACATTAATCTGCCAGCTTTGGAGACGTTCTTCAGCAAGGTGCGCTTGCCGGTTGGAGGCTCTGGTTGGAAGGGGAGGAAGCATATCCGCATTCAGGGACTTCTAAACTGGTTGTCTCGTTTTGCTGACCCCACAGAGGCTATAGACAACGTACTGAAATATCTTAAAAAGcatgaaagagaagaaataagggAGCTTCTGTACTCATCCATGGAGGATTATGGACAGTCTGATGTGAATCTTGAGGACTTTTTTCAGAATGGAAATTATGAATCTGAGGTGGCCAGGAAATTAGAATTGCCACAATGGATGCTTGAGGCTTTGGCAAAAGGTAATTTGTCTCCATTCATTAGTGATGCCCTTATATTAAGAAGAACAATCCTTCATGTCCAGGTGGAGAACATGCAGAGACCTAGTGCTCACACAGTTGCCCTGCCCATTCGTCAAATCATCTATGGGCTACTTCTGAATACCTCTCAAAATGATGATGTTACTTCCCCAAGTAAACAATCAAACAAGCTCCCAGTTGTCCGAGAATTTGACAGAGTCCAAAAGACACTTAAAAAATCTTTTGTTCCAACAACAGTGCTGCCTCTGGATTTTTGTAAAGACCATCACCCTTTGGCCACATTAACTCAGGTATGGTTGTAAGAAAAGATATGCTGGATACCAATCAGTGTTTTAATAGGGGAAAATAACTGGAGTGTTAATCTAGTCAATTTGCTATCAGATATAGTAATTACCAGGAGCAGTCTTACAGAAGTCACTTGTAGTAAGCACTATATGTAATAAGTGTAGGATCACTGACTTTGGTTTGCAGCATTTAGAGATGTTAGTTAtgtatttaacttttaaaaaaaacactcaaGTTATAGGTGGAGGCGATAAAGGCCTATATTTAATTTTGCCTAAAACTTTCCATTATAACCCTGTTTTCATTAACATACAATTTTGACAAACCATTTAGGCCCAACATTTCCGATCAGAAACCCTTTTTGCATGAGAAGTAATCCTTGATTGAGGGTTTTTTGTCCTCATGAAATAGAGTCTGGGTTTGATCAAGGTACatacttcagaaaaaaatgtcaaGCTATATTGACTATATACGGAAGAGGCTTTCTG
The DNA window shown above is from Pelodiscus sinensis isolate JC-2024 chromosome 2, ASM4963464v1, whole genome shotgun sequence and carries:
- the ASTE1 gene encoding single-strand DNA endonuclease ASTE1, with protein sequence MGIHGLMSYVGEHKQFFTDLQLRNTKIIIDGNNLFHRLYFESNLDLQHGGDYDSFTDIVHKFFETLSVCKIYPYVLLDGGCDLSDKKFATLKERARDKIQVAYSISRGGGGSVLPLLTREVFKQVLTKLEVPFVQCFSEADKDIMSLANHWNCPVLTLDSDFCIFDLKAGYCPLNYFQWRNLCTCESTLECYIPARCFFLERLCSHFSHMNKALLPLFAVMNGNDYINLPALETFFSKVRLPVGGSGWKGRKHIRIQGLLNWLSRFADPTEAIDNVLKYLKKHEREEIRELLYSSMEDYGQSDVNLEDFFQNGNYESEVARKLELPQWMLEALAKGNLSPFISDALILRRTILHVQVENMQRPSAHTVALPIRQIIYGLLLNTSQNDDVTSPSKQSNKLPVVREFDRVQKTLKKSFVPTTVLPLDFCKDHHPLATLTQVSRSNRLELLLETLRVKDSILQPCPSSLRLPVAVTCFWTYYSEPKVKLHHLQALLLGMVFGELHRTTSSPDPEVFHSKDDKMLYDQFLKWKEKHFQKLLDLDTAHAFCQWQCCLQMGLYLNQLLSTPLPEPDLTRLYCGNLVHSLCQELKSAHAAETLLISSPKMSQLYCDLLHAVKSTVPQDFFQETTTKTKSRKEKNKQAQTTRQHATLEAQPLCDVNNRFASLMVED